A DNA window from Macadamia integrifolia cultivar HAES 741 chromosome 4, SCU_Mint_v3, whole genome shotgun sequence contains the following coding sequences:
- the LOC122077252 gene encoding protein KINESIN LIGHT CHAIN-RELATED 3-like: MPGIDGEEVATELNGNSPPLKEKLTPNRSPRSPFSPESPHSEALDLHLRGAIDTSIEQLYENVCEMQSSDQSPSRFSFESDGDESRIDSELCHLVGGEMREVELMQDERKSVDAGSDSVYKKENDSVEKKSDKICNFQSTSPKSASSVKSKKSSKIKVESGVSPRSSRKKKKLNDRPPIDKRGGKNSPKSNGGVVSSEKQRKSALGGSKLRKGAEDTSETGTEILELGPFLLKQARDLICGDNPHRALEFSLRAATSFEKCANGKPSLDLVMSLHVIAAIHCSLGQYSQAIPVLERSIEIPVMEEGHDHALAKFSGLMLLGDTYAMVGQLENSITCYTTGLEIQKHVLGEVHPRVGETCWYLAEAHVQALQFDEAEKLCQMALDIHRENGHLASLEEAADRRLMALICETKGDHEVALEHLVLASMAMVANGQEAEVASVDCSIGDTYLSLARYDEAIFAYQKALTMFKSTKGENHPAVASVFVRLADLYNKIGKVRESKSYCENALRIYGKPIPGIPSEEIASGLADVSAIYESLNEPEQALQLLQKALKMYADAPGQQSTIAGIEAQIGVMYYMLGNYSESYSSLKNAVTKLRTSGEKKSAFFGIALNQMGLACVQRYAINEAADLFEEARSILEQEYGPYHPDTLGVYSNLAGTYDAMGRLDDAIEILEHVVGVREEKLGTANPDVDDEKRRLVELLKEAGRVRSRKARSLEILLETNPHPINKNGIMV; encoded by the exons ATGCCTGGCATTGACGGAGAGGAGGTGGCAACTGAACTGAATGGCAACTCCCCACCTTTGAAGGAGAAGTTGACCCCCAATAGGTCCCCGAGGAGTCCCTTTAGTCCAGAAAGTCCTCATAGTGAGGCTCTTGATCTCCATTTGAGGGGTGCTATTGACACCTCTATCGAGCAGTTGTATGAGAATGTCTGTGAAATGCAGAGCTCAGACCAATCACCATCAAGATTTAGTTTTGAGTCTGATGGTGATGAATCAAGGATCGACTCAGAACTGTGCCATCTTGTTGGGGGAGAGATGAGGGAGGTTGAGCTAATGCAGGATGAGAGGAAGTCAGTGGACGCTGGAAGTGATTCAGTTTATAAGAAGGAAAATGATTCTGTCGAAAAAAAGTCTGACAAAATATGTAATTTCCAGTCCACAAGTCCTAAGTCTGCTTCTTCGGTAAAATCGAagaaatcttctaaaataaaagtGGAATCTGGGGTATCACCTAGATCGAGTcgtaagaagaaaaaattaaatgacaggCCTCCTATTGACAAACGTGGTGGGAAGAACTCGCCAAAATCAAATGGTGGAGTTGTTTCGTcagaaaaacagaggaaatcTGCTTTGGGAGGGTCAAAATTAAGGAAGGGAGCTGAGGATACCTCTGAAACAGGCACAGAAATCCTAGAGCTTGGGCCTTTTCTTCTTAAACAGGCCAGGGATTTGATCTGTGGTGATAATCCCCACAGAGCTCTTGAATTTTCTCTTCGAGCAGCAACATCGTTTGAGAAATGTGCGAATGGGAAGCCTAGTTTAGACCTGGTCATGAGCTTGCATGTTATTGCAGCAATACACTGCAGCTTAGGTCAATATAGCCAAGCAATTCCTGTTCTTGAGCGCTCAATCGAGATTCCAGTCATGGAGGAGGGTCATGATCATGCCCTTGCTAAATTTTCGGGGCTAATGCTACTGGGTGATACATATGCAATGGTAGGCCAGCTTGAGAATTCCATAACATGCTACACAACAGGTTTGGAGATCCAGAAGCACGTCCTCGGTGAAGTGCATCCAAGGGTTGGTGAGACTTGTTGGTATTTGGCTGAAGCACATGTTCAAGCACTACAATTTGATGAGGCCGAGAAGCTCTGTCAGATGGCTCTTGATATCCACAGAGAGAATGGCCACCTTGCTTCTCTTGAAGAGGCAGCAGATAGAAGACTTATGGCTCTTATCTGTGAAACAAAGGGAGACCATGAAGTAGCCCTTGAGCATCTTGTTTTAGCTAGCATGGCCATGGTGGCCAATGGTCAAGAAGCAGAAGTGGCTTCTGTTGATTGCAGCATTGGAGATACCTACTTATCTTTGGCTCGATATGATGAGGCTATTTTTGCTTATCAAAAAGCACTCACAATGTTCAAGTCCACCAAGGGAGAAAATCATCCAGCTGTTGCTTCAGTTTTTGTGCGCCTGGCTGATTTGTACAACAAGATAGGGAAAGTAAGAGAATCAAAGTCTTACTGTGAAAATGCCCTACGGATTTATGGAAAACCCATTCCAGGAATCCCTTCAGAGGAGATTGCGAGTGGTCTTGCTGATGTTTCTGCCATCTATGAGTCTTTGAATGAGCCTGAGCAAGCACTCCAGTTGCTTCAGAAGGCTTTAAAGATGTATGCTGATGCCCCCGGTCAGCAAAGCACGATTGCAGGAATTGAGGCCCAGATAGGTGTCATGTACTACATGTTGGGAAATTACTCTGAGTCTTACTCCTCTCTCAAGAATGCAGTTACAAAGCTTAGGACAAGTGGAGAGAAGAAATCTGCTTTCTTTGGGATTGCCCTCAACCAAATGGGACTTGCATGTGTGCAGCGTTATGCAATAAATGAGGCTGCAGATCTCTTTGAAGAAGCAAGGAGTATTTTGGAACAAGAATATGGACCATATCACCCTGACACACTAGGAGTTTATAGCAATCTTGCAGGCACTTATGATGCGATGGGCAG GTTGGATGATGCAATTGAGATTCTGGAACATGTTGTTGGGGTGAGGGAGGAGAAGCTTGGGACAGCAAATCCTGATGTAGATGATGAGAAGAGAAGGCTGGTTGAGTTATTAAAAGAAGCAGGCAGAGTCCGGAGTAGAAAAGCCAGATCGCTAGAAATCCTCCTTGAAACCAACCCTCATCCTATAAACAAAAATGGGATAATGGTATGA
- the LOC122075489 gene encoding putative pentatricopeptide repeat-containing protein At3g01580 isoform X1: protein MAILTTPSNSPALQPSSPTSELQQQLCPTSKSTVCFNALNPFHLCTTKFMTTRKPSSLSASTTSAFHNSGSQGFGVKALQTLPTGSPASSTNLYVSDSDVSFVTNMIRDYTANGLFKDAIGVYLKLLNFGILTQQLPFFPSLIKAFAGLLDLRMGQQIHGHVLKFGLLTDVYVANSLLAMYWKCGALEDALHLFENILNRDSVSWNTMISGFDQSVMPLQALVMFRRMVRELGAIPNRVACLSALSSCSSCGSLLHGKEIHAFVTKNGLDLDPSLVNEMIGMYMKCGHLRNAEHVFGILLEREHLRENTLIWNAMISGYVFNGCFWDAFALFQKMLMLGINLDSSTMVTVLVLCSQLLDLKVGRQIHGYIVCVGLKLNARIETAILDMYCKCGEIQDGLNVFERSSNMNFVMWGAIIAGCAQNGLSTKALELFSKSRVEGGLVDPITVLAVLRACSSLSLMLNGMETHGLAIKMGFSSDVFIGGALTDMYAKCGDIESSQRIFLGLSARDVISWNALVSGYAQNDYADKALKAFRNMQYELVRPNTVTFASILSVCARLSALILCKQIHCYLIRNRFDANVLVSNSLISAYARCGDISSALIIFNGISERNEISWNSMIAGLGIHGHMDDMLALFDKMKAADIKPDHVTFTAILSACSHAGRVDEGWRHFRSMVKDYNLKPELEHYTCMVDLLGRAGHLDQAFNMIMDMPCQPDGHIWGSLLASCKIHCNAEMAERAANHLFKLDSSSMGYQILLSNIYEDFGRWDNVSRIRTAIKDMGLKKNPGCSWIEVNHKLHVFVAKDRSHYQSEQIHATLEILTKDITGAGYIPQSYPLSIQHDETSGEGII, encoded by the coding sequence ATGGCAATTTTAACTACACCGTCAAATTCACCGGCACTCCAACCTTCGTCTCCCACCTCTGAACTACAACAACAGCTCTGTCCAACCTCCAAGTCCACGGTATGCTTCAACGCTCTTAACCCATTTCATTTATGTACTACTAAGTTCATGACAACCAGGAAACCATCATCACTCTCTGCTTCGACGACCTCAGCTTTTCACAATTCCGGATCTCAAGGATTCGGGGTTAAGGCTCTTCAGACGCTGCCTACTGGCAGCCCTGCTTCGTCGACGAACCTATACGTATCAGATTCGGATGTTTCTTTCGTCACCAACATGATTAGGGATTACACAGCCAACGGATTGTTCAAGGATGCCATTGGGGTCTATCTAAAATTGCTAAATTTCGGTATCCTTACGCAACAACTtccatttttcccttctttgatTAAGGCTTTCGCTGGACTTCTTGATTTGAGAATGGGTCAGCAGATCCATGGGCATGTCTTGAAATTTGGACTTTTGACGGATGTTTATGTCGCCAATTCGCTTCTGGCCATGTATTGGAAATGTGGAGCGCTTGAGGATGCActtcatttgtttgaaaatattcTCAACAGGGACTCCGTATCTTGGAATACGATGATATCGGGTTTTGATCAATCAGTGATGCCATTACAAGCCTTAGTGATGTTTCGCAGAATGGTGCGGGAATTGGGTGCAATCCCAAATAGAGTGGCTTGTCTCTCTGCTCTCTCATCCTGCTCTTCCTGTGGCTCTTTACTTCACGGCAAAGAAATCCATGCATTTGTCACCAAAAATGGATTGGATCTGGATCCATCTCTTGTTAACGAGATGATTGGCATGTACATGAAATGTGGGCATCTAAGGAATGCAGAACATGTTTTTGGGATTTTGCTTGAGAGGGAGCATCTAAGGGAAAACACTCTCATTTGGAATGCGATGATTTCAGGTTACGTTTTCAATGGGTGTTTCTGGGATGCTTTCGCTCTATTCCAGAAAATGTTGATGTTGGGGATAAATTTAGATTCTTCGACAATGGTGACTGTTTTGGTTTTATGTTCTCAGTTATTGGATCTAAAAGTTGGAAGGCAAATCCATGGCTACATTGTCTGTGTCGGACTCAAGCTAAATGCAAGAATTGAGACTGCAATTTTAGATATGTACTGTAAATGTGGTGAAATCCAGGATGGTTTAAATGTATTTGAAAGGTCTTCTAATATGAATTTTGTTATGTGGGGTGCCATTATTGCAGGTTGTGCTCAGAATGGTCTTTCAACAAAGGCATTGGAATTGTTTTCTAAATCTAGAGTAGAAGGTGGTTTAGTTGATCCGATCACTGTTCTGGCTGTGCTACGGGCATGTTCTTCTCTGTCTCTTATGCTTAATGGAATGGAAACTCATGGACTTGCAATCAAGATGGGTTTTAGTTCTGATGTTTTCATTGGTGGTGCTTTAACGGATATGTATGCAAAGTGTGGTGACattgaatcttctcaaagaaTTTTTCTCGGACTTTCCGCACGGGATGTGATTTCATGGAATGCTCTGGTATCTGGATATGCACAGAATGATTATGCAGACAAAGCTTTAAAGGCATTTCGTAATATGCAGTATGAACTTGTTAGACCTAATACTGTAACATTTGCAAGTATTCTCTCGGTATGTGCCCGTCTGTCTGCTTTGATCTTGTGCAAACAAATCCACTGTTACCTCATACGAAATAGGTTTGATGCCAATGTGCTTGTTAGCAATTCACTGATTTCTGCATATGCCAGGTGCGGAGACATAAGCAGTGCCTTGATTATATTCAATGGAATCTCTGAAAGGAATGAAATATCATGGAATTCAATGATAGCTGGGCTTGGTATACATGGCCACATGGATGATATGCTTGCTTTATTCGATAAGATGAAAGCAGCTGACATAAAGCCTGACCATGTGACTTTTACAGCTATTCTTTCAGCTTGCAGCCATGCCGGGAGAGTTGATGAAGGATGGAGACATTTTAGAAGCATGGTCAAAGATTACAATTTGAAGCCTGAACTTGAACACTATACTTGCATGGTTGATTTGTTGGGTCGAGCTGGCCATCTAGACCAGGCATTCAATATGATCATGGATATGCCTTGTCAGCCTGATGGTCACATATGGGGATCATTACTTGCATCTTGCAAAATCCACTGCAACGCAGAAATGGCAGAACGTGCAGCTAATCACTTGTTTAAGCTTGATTCTAGCAGCATGGGGTACCAGATCCTCCTCTCTAATATATATGAAGATTTTGGGAGATGGGACAATGTTTCCAGGATTAGAACAGCAATCAAAGATATGGGCCTTAAGAAGAATCCTGGTTGCAGTTGGATCGAAGTTAACCATAAACTCCATGTATTTGTTGCCAAGGACCGATCACATTATCAATCAGAGCAGATACATGCTACACTTGAAATTTTGACAAAAGATATTACGGGGGCTGGTTATATTCCTCAGTCATACCCACTAAGTATCCAACACGATGAAACTAGTGGAGAAGGCATTATTTAA
- the LOC122075489 gene encoding pentatricopeptide repeat-containing protein At4g21300-like isoform X2, which yields MIRDYTANGLFKDAIGVYLKLLNFGILTQQLPFFPSLIKAFAGLLDLRMGQQIHGHVLKFGLLTDVYVANSLLAMYWKCGALEDALHLFENILNRDSVSWNTMISGFDQSVMPLQALVMFRRMVRELGAIPNRVACLSALSSCSSCGSLLHGKEIHAFVTKNGLDLDPSLVNEMIGMYMKCGHLRNAEHVFGILLEREHLRENTLIWNAMISGYVFNGCFWDAFALFQKMLMLGINLDSSTMVTVLVLCSQLLDLKVGRQIHGYIVCVGLKLNARIETAILDMYCKCGEIQDGLNVFERSSNMNFVMWGAIIAGCAQNGLSTKALELFSKSRVEGGLVDPITVLAVLRACSSLSLMLNGMETHGLAIKMGFSSDVFIGGALTDMYAKCGDIESSQRIFLGLSARDVISWNALVSGYAQNDYADKALKAFRNMQYELVRPNTVTFASILSVCARLSALILCKQIHCYLIRNRFDANVLVSNSLISAYARCGDISSALIIFNGISERNEISWNSMIAGLGIHGHMDDMLALFDKMKAADIKPDHVTFTAILSACSHAGRVDEGWRHFRSMVKDYNLKPELEHYTCMVDLLGRAGHLDQAFNMIMDMPCQPDGHIWGSLLASCKIHCNAEMAERAANHLFKLDSSSMGYQILLSNIYEDFGRWDNVSRIRTAIKDMGLKKNPGCSWIEVNHKLHVFVAKDRSHYQSEQIHATLEILTKDITGAGYIPQSYPLSIQHDETSGEGII from the coding sequence ATGATTAGGGATTACACAGCCAACGGATTGTTCAAGGATGCCATTGGGGTCTATCTAAAATTGCTAAATTTCGGTATCCTTACGCAACAACTtccatttttcccttctttgatTAAGGCTTTCGCTGGACTTCTTGATTTGAGAATGGGTCAGCAGATCCATGGGCATGTCTTGAAATTTGGACTTTTGACGGATGTTTATGTCGCCAATTCGCTTCTGGCCATGTATTGGAAATGTGGAGCGCTTGAGGATGCActtcatttgtttgaaaatattcTCAACAGGGACTCCGTATCTTGGAATACGATGATATCGGGTTTTGATCAATCAGTGATGCCATTACAAGCCTTAGTGATGTTTCGCAGAATGGTGCGGGAATTGGGTGCAATCCCAAATAGAGTGGCTTGTCTCTCTGCTCTCTCATCCTGCTCTTCCTGTGGCTCTTTACTTCACGGCAAAGAAATCCATGCATTTGTCACCAAAAATGGATTGGATCTGGATCCATCTCTTGTTAACGAGATGATTGGCATGTACATGAAATGTGGGCATCTAAGGAATGCAGAACATGTTTTTGGGATTTTGCTTGAGAGGGAGCATCTAAGGGAAAACACTCTCATTTGGAATGCGATGATTTCAGGTTACGTTTTCAATGGGTGTTTCTGGGATGCTTTCGCTCTATTCCAGAAAATGTTGATGTTGGGGATAAATTTAGATTCTTCGACAATGGTGACTGTTTTGGTTTTATGTTCTCAGTTATTGGATCTAAAAGTTGGAAGGCAAATCCATGGCTACATTGTCTGTGTCGGACTCAAGCTAAATGCAAGAATTGAGACTGCAATTTTAGATATGTACTGTAAATGTGGTGAAATCCAGGATGGTTTAAATGTATTTGAAAGGTCTTCTAATATGAATTTTGTTATGTGGGGTGCCATTATTGCAGGTTGTGCTCAGAATGGTCTTTCAACAAAGGCATTGGAATTGTTTTCTAAATCTAGAGTAGAAGGTGGTTTAGTTGATCCGATCACTGTTCTGGCTGTGCTACGGGCATGTTCTTCTCTGTCTCTTATGCTTAATGGAATGGAAACTCATGGACTTGCAATCAAGATGGGTTTTAGTTCTGATGTTTTCATTGGTGGTGCTTTAACGGATATGTATGCAAAGTGTGGTGACattgaatcttctcaaagaaTTTTTCTCGGACTTTCCGCACGGGATGTGATTTCATGGAATGCTCTGGTATCTGGATATGCACAGAATGATTATGCAGACAAAGCTTTAAAGGCATTTCGTAATATGCAGTATGAACTTGTTAGACCTAATACTGTAACATTTGCAAGTATTCTCTCGGTATGTGCCCGTCTGTCTGCTTTGATCTTGTGCAAACAAATCCACTGTTACCTCATACGAAATAGGTTTGATGCCAATGTGCTTGTTAGCAATTCACTGATTTCTGCATATGCCAGGTGCGGAGACATAAGCAGTGCCTTGATTATATTCAATGGAATCTCTGAAAGGAATGAAATATCATGGAATTCAATGATAGCTGGGCTTGGTATACATGGCCACATGGATGATATGCTTGCTTTATTCGATAAGATGAAAGCAGCTGACATAAAGCCTGACCATGTGACTTTTACAGCTATTCTTTCAGCTTGCAGCCATGCCGGGAGAGTTGATGAAGGATGGAGACATTTTAGAAGCATGGTCAAAGATTACAATTTGAAGCCTGAACTTGAACACTATACTTGCATGGTTGATTTGTTGGGTCGAGCTGGCCATCTAGACCAGGCATTCAATATGATCATGGATATGCCTTGTCAGCCTGATGGTCACATATGGGGATCATTACTTGCATCTTGCAAAATCCACTGCAACGCAGAAATGGCAGAACGTGCAGCTAATCACTTGTTTAAGCTTGATTCTAGCAGCATGGGGTACCAGATCCTCCTCTCTAATATATATGAAGATTTTGGGAGATGGGACAATGTTTCCAGGATTAGAACAGCAATCAAAGATATGGGCCTTAAGAAGAATCCTGGTTGCAGTTGGATCGAAGTTAACCATAAACTCCATGTATTTGTTGCCAAGGACCGATCACATTATCAATCAGAGCAGATACATGCTACACTTGAAATTTTGACAAAAGATATTACGGGGGCTGGTTATATTCCTCAGTCATACCCACTAAGTATCCAACACGATGAAACTAGTGGAGAAGGCATTATTTAA